A DNA window from Haliovirga abyssi contains the following coding sequences:
- the alr gene encoding alanine racemase: MGNSKNSYLEIDLDKVVENYNYIKGLTNSKVMAVVKANAYGLGIVEIAKVLKKAGADFFGVAFYEEAIKLIKSGIKEKILIFNYIKKEYLNKLININNIIITIYSIEQLNGYIDYMGDNINKLKIHLKVNTGLDRLGIREEDLNIAIKLIKKYNLKIEGIYSHFANASGNEGYTRFQDNNFNKIIKKFEENNILFRVKHISNSAATLLYRKFDYDYVRVGMAIYGLQPLEEYNNNIKEVLTLKSIISGVFNVKKGENIGYGLKTAALKNMKIAIIPIGYSDGYLFQLSSKGLVEINGIECNIVGEVCMDQIIVDVSKIENLKIEDEVIVIGGKIGINRLAKIVDTIPDEILCKLSNSLEKNYIGDV, from the coding sequence TTAAGGGATTAACTAATTCAAAAGTAATGGCTGTAGTGAAAGCAAATGCTTATGGATTAGGAATAGTAGAAATTGCAAAAGTTTTAAAAAAAGCAGGAGCAGATTTCTTTGGAGTAGCATTTTATGAAGAGGCTATAAAATTAATTAAAAGTGGAATAAAAGAGAAAATATTAATATTTAATTATATAAAAAAAGAGTATTTGAATAAATTAATTAATATAAACAATATAATTATAACAATATATTCAATTGAACAATTAAATGGATATATTGATTATATGGGAGATAATATAAATAAACTAAAAATTCATCTAAAAGTTAATACTGGATTAGATAGATTAGGGATTAGAGAAGAGGATCTAAATATAGCAATAAAATTAATCAAAAAATATAATTTGAAAATAGAGGGAATATATAGTCATTTTGCAAATGCTAGTGGAAATGAAGGATATACAAGATTTCAGGATAATAATTTCAATAAAATTATAAAGAAGTTTGAAGAGAATAATATTTTATTTAGAGTAAAACATATTTCTAATAGTGCAGCCACGTTATTATATAGAAAATTTGATTATGATTATGTTAGGGTTGGAATGGCAATTTATGGATTACAGCCTTTAGAAGAATATAATAATAATATAAAAGAAGTTTTAACATTAAAGTCTATTATTTCTGGAGTTTTTAATGTTAAAAAAGGGGAGAATATAGGATATGGATTAAAAACAGCTGCTTTAAAAAATATGAAAATAGCAATTATTCCAATAGGTTATAGTGATGGATATTTATTTCAATTATCATCAAAAGGTTTAGTTGAAATAAATGGAATAGAATGTAATATAGTAGGGGAAGTTTGTATGGATCAAATAATTGTGGATGTTTCAAAAATAGAAAATTTGAAAATAGAGGATGAGGTTATAGTTATTGGTGGTAAAATAGGTATAAATAGATTAGCTAAAATAGTCGATACTATTCCAGATGAGATATTATGTAAACTAAGCAACTCATTAGAAAAAAATTACATAGGAGATGTTTAA
- a CDS encoding NHL repeat-containing protein gives MKKTIFYLIIILSSITFSQEFFVKKELSTRFFPVSVAVDKFENAYVVDGITHSVKKFNSKGKYLFSFGIKQTGGKNYKEGGVYPSPVDLFVKGNKVYLLDTNNGIYIFDLKGKLLKEIDLKAGKLLGEIERPKAIYVSDKKIYIADTDNNRVEIFNLEGEAIRDFGYKSVTVGGMIQPQGITKLNGDIIVSDSGNNRVMIYDENGIFKGSLYGKSKELDLSYKAPLDIFADTAGEIFVVDNGNQRIQVFNKNYKILLLFGERGDKPTQFRDANDIWVTDNYIYVTDGANKSVKVFNKDFTYIRSIGKNVFQDIFISTLLILTSIFIVVSILIKRVTARRRKWKEEE, from the coding sequence ATGAAAAAGACTATTTTTTACCTAATTATAATATTAAGCTCAATAACATTTTCACAGGAATTTTTTGTGAAAAAAGAGTTGAGTACTAGATTTTTTCCAGTGTCAGTAGCTGTAGATAAATTTGAAAACGCATATGTAGTAGATGGAATAACACATAGTGTGAAAAAATTTAATTCAAAAGGGAAATATTTGTTTTCTTTTGGTATAAAACAAACAGGAGGAAAAAATTATAAAGAGGGTGGAGTATATCCTTCACCGGTAGATCTATTTGTAAAAGGAAATAAAGTATATTTATTAGATACAAATAATGGAATATATATATTTGATTTAAAAGGGAAATTATTAAAAGAGATTGATTTAAAAGCAGGAAAATTACTTGGAGAAATAGAAAGACCAAAAGCAATATATGTATCAGATAAAAAAATATATATAGCAGATACAGATAATAATAGAGTAGAAATATTTAATTTAGAAGGAGAAGCAATTAGAGATTTTGGATATAAAAGCGTTACTGTAGGAGGAATGATACAGCCTCAAGGAATAACAAAATTAAATGGAGATATAATTGTATCTGACAGTGGAAATAATCGAGTTATGATTTATGATGAAAATGGAATTTTTAAAGGGTCTCTTTATGGAAAATCAAAAGAGCTTGATCTATCTTATAAAGCACCACTTGATATTTTTGCAGATACAGCTGGAGAAATATTTGTAGTTGATAATGGCAATCAAAGAATACAAGTTTTTAATAAAAATTATAAAATATTATTATTATTTGGAGAAAGAGGTGATAAACCTACTCAATTTAGAGATGCAAATGATATATGGGTAACAGATAATTATATTTATGTTACAGATGGAGCAAATAAATCTGTGAAAGTCTTTAATAAGGATTTTACATATATTAGATCAATTGGGAAAAATGTATTTCAAGATATATTTATATCTACGCTACTTATATTAACGTCTATATTTATAGTAGTATCTATTTTAATAAAAAGAGTTACAGCAAGGAGAAGAAAATGGAAAGAAGAGGAATAG
- a CDS encoding amino acid permease codes for MEKRFGTFNGVFLPTFLTIVGVIYFLRLGWVVGNSGLIGTIAIIIIAHIITISTALSMSAITTNMKVKGGGAYYLISRSLGLEVGGSIGITLYLSQAISVALYVLGFIESVEIIFPGVNKTAVSIVVALIIGAISIVGADFAIKAQYFIFGSIILAVGTVFISGDYNTPITYIGNFKEAKSFWVAFSIFFPAVTGILAGVSMSGDLKNPRKNIPRGTFLAIGITFIVYILQTIWFSLNVDSQTLMSNKLILISITKFPYFIILGIWAATLSSALGSIVAAPRTMQALAKDGVLPKKLGKGSGAADEPRIASIITFIIAFIFIIMGNLDVVAPIITMFFLNTYGAVNLAAGLESVVGNPSYRPTFKVHWSISLVGALGSYWVMFLINKWATIISLIVTFFIYLYLSRKQVTKTWGDLRGGIWIALARFALLKIRFNKEENGKNWKPDIIVFSGTPRQRQRLVYLSNLLTKGNGIVTLVSIVAGGIKDKLKSKEIITENLKDYVNSRNILAFQEVIIANSFKESATAIVQANGIGTLKPNTVLLGFSEDENKMIDYVRFIGDMIKIEKNIIIFKENAKLGFGRKKRIDIWWGGLENNGNLMLMLAHVISLNEQWKNATINIKSIVMKEYNNLNLKDKLKNMFEEMRIDANIELYNAEDETVIELIHKKSNGADLVVMGLAEPIEGNEQLYIERLNVLSEGMPTILFVKGVNIKEIV; via the coding sequence ATGGAGAAGAGATTTGGGACATTTAATGGAGTGTTTTTACCTACTTTTTTGACAATAGTTGGAGTAATATATTTTTTAAGATTAGGATGGGTAGTTGGAAATTCTGGGTTAATAGGAACAATAGCTATAATTATAATTGCACATATTATAACAATATCAACAGCATTATCTATGTCTGCAATAACGACAAATATGAAAGTAAAAGGTGGAGGAGCTTACTATTTAATTTCTAGAAGTTTGGGATTGGAAGTAGGAGGAAGTATAGGGATAACATTATATTTATCTCAAGCTATTTCTGTTGCACTTTATGTTTTAGGATTTATTGAGTCTGTAGAGATTATATTTCCTGGAGTAAATAAGACAGCAGTGTCTATAGTTGTAGCATTAATAATAGGAGCAATATCTATTGTAGGAGCTGATTTTGCTATAAAAGCACAATATTTTATATTTGGGTCTATAATTTTAGCTGTAGGGACAGTGTTTATATCTGGAGATTATAATACTCCAATTACATATATAGGTAATTTTAAAGAGGCAAAAAGTTTTTGGGTAGCATTTTCTATATTTTTTCCAGCAGTTACAGGAATTTTAGCAGGAGTAAGTATGTCTGGAGATTTAAAAAATCCTAGAAAAAATATTCCTAGAGGAACATTTTTAGCAATAGGTATTACATTTATTGTTTATATATTACAGACTATATGGTTTAGCTTAAATGTAGATAGTCAAACTCTTATGAGCAATAAATTAATATTAATATCAATAACAAAATTTCCATATTTTATTATTCTAGGAATTTGGGCGGCAACTTTATCTTCTGCATTGGGAAGTATTGTGGCAGCACCAAGAACTATGCAAGCATTGGCAAAAGATGGAGTATTACCTAAAAAATTGGGTAAAGGGAGTGGAGCTGCAGATGAGCCTAGAATTGCATCAATAATCACATTTATAATAGCATTTATATTTATAATTATGGGGAATTTAGATGTAGTTGCTCCAATTATAACAATGTTTTTTTTGAATACTTATGGGGCAGTAAATCTAGCTGCAGGTTTAGAGTCGGTAGTTGGGAATCCAAGTTATAGACCAACATTTAAAGTTCATTGGAGTATCTCTTTAGTTGGGGCATTAGGCTCTTATTGGGTAATGTTTTTAATTAATAAATGGGCAACTATTATATCATTAATTGTAACCTTTTTTATATATTTATATTTAAGCAGGAAACAAGTTACCAAAACTTGGGGAGATTTAAGAGGTGGAATTTGGATAGCTTTAGCTAGATTTGCATTATTAAAAATAAGATTTAATAAAGAAGAAAATGGTAAAAATTGGAAGCCAGATATAATTGTTTTTTCAGGAACACCAAGGCAAAGGCAAAGATTAGTTTATTTATCTAATTTATTAACAAAAGGGAATGGAATTGTAACATTAGTAAGTATAGTTGCAGGTGGAATAAAAGATAAATTAAAATCAAAAGAAATTATAACAGAGAATCTTAAAGATTATGTTAATAGTAGAAATATTTTAGCATTTCAAGAAGTTATTATAGCAAATAGTTTTAAAGAGTCTGCAACTGCAATAGTTCAAGCAAATGGGATTGGAACTTTAAAACCAAATACAGTATTATTGGGATTTTCAGAAGATGAAAATAAAATGATAGATTATGTAAGATTTATTGGCGATATGATTAAAATTGAAAAAAACATAATAATATTTAAAGAGAATGCTAAATTAGGTTTTGGAAGAAAAAAAAGAATTGATATTTGGTGGGGTGGATTAGAAAACAATGGAAATTTAATGCTTATGTTGGCTCATGTAATATCTTTAAATGAACAATGGAAAAATGCAACAATAAACATTAAAAGTATAGTAATGAAAGAATATAATAATTTAAATTTAAAAGATAAGCTAAAAAATATGTTTGAAGAAATGAGAATAGATGCAAATATAGAGTTATATAATGCAGAAGATGAAACTGTAATTGAATTAATACATAAAAAATCTAATGGAGCAGATTTAGTTGTAATGGGGTTAGCAGAACCAATAGAAGGGAATGAACAATTGTATATAGAGAGATTAAATGTATTGTCAGAAGGAATGCCAACAATATTATTTGTAAAAGGGGTAAATATAAAAGAGATAGTATAA
- the murI gene encoding glutamate racemase, producing MERRGIGVFDSGLGGLTVVKELRKLLPNEKIIYFGDTARVPYGSKSKKVIVKYSKEITNFLMTKNIKIIVIACNTATAMALEEIKNMVDIPVVGVIKPGSRRAVRTTTNNNIGIIGTTATIGSNSYYNEVKNINKNINVYQKACPLFVPLIEEGLLEDSVTYEMANRYLNGVKGKVDTLVLGCTHYPLIKKTIKKIVGENVILIDSAEETAIEVRDILYSKRLLRNDEGEESDFFVSDMPKKFEEIGKIFLGTDLKEAKYIDIESYSGENN from the coding sequence ATGGAAAGAAGAGGAATAGGAGTATTTGATTCAGGATTGGGTGGGCTTACAGTTGTAAAAGAATTAAGAAAATTATTACCAAATGAAAAAATAATATATTTTGGAGATACTGCAAGAGTTCCTTATGGATCAAAATCTAAAAAAGTAATTGTAAAATATTCAAAAGAGATAACAAATTTTTTGATGACAAAAAATATTAAAATAATTGTGATAGCTTGTAATACTGCTACAGCAATGGCATTGGAAGAGATAAAAAATATGGTTGATATTCCAGTAGTTGGGGTAATAAAACCTGGAAGTAGAAGAGCGGTTAGAACAACAACAAACAATAATATTGGTATAATTGGAACAACGGCTACAATTGGAAGTAATTCATATTATAATGAAGTAAAAAATATAAATAAAAATATAAATGTATATCAGAAGGCTTGCCCATTATTTGTGCCTTTAATTGAAGAGGGGTTATTAGAAGACAGTGTGACATATGAAATGGCAAACAGATATTTAAATGGAGTAAAGGGGAAAGTAGATACATTAGTATTGGGATGTACACATTACCCTTTAATAAAAAAAACTATAAAAAAAATAGTAGGAGAAAATGTTATTTTAATAGATTCTGCAGAGGAAACAGCTATAGAAGTTAGAGATATATTGTATAGCAAAAGATTGCTTAGAAATGATGAAGGAGAAGAATCAGATTTTTTTGTAAGCGATATGCCTAAAAAATTTGAAGAGATTGGAAAAATATTTTTAGGAACTGATTTAAAAGAAGCAAAATATATAGATATAGAAAGCTATAGTGGAGAGAATAATTGA